The sequence TTAGGGCGTTCCTGACTAAATAAATAGCATGGAGAAATGGGGACTGTCGGAGTTGGTTGGGAGGATTGTAACTGTGCAGTctccatcactctccttgcaagtaaaaagaaactcacctctctgtgtcttcctttgtacaggcagtgttttttttacaagtgttggggtttaaacctgacaatGGTTAACTATTGATTgcagttaacttctttttacacctgCATTACAGCTACGAATGTGACTttgactgtacagtatataaaggTTTGTCTCCAGAAGAGATCATTTCTGGACAAGGTTCCCCTCTCACCGTGTTCCACCTGGCTTTGGCTCGCTCCTTCTCAAACCTGTCGTACTCCCTGCGGTCGTGGATGGTGACCAGCAGCTTCCAGATGAGCAGACCCACCAGTCCCAGCAGCAAAATGGCTCCGGCCACGGCCGCGAGCACCACCAGGATGTCGGGGCCCTCAGGGCATTCTTAACAGAGCACAAGAGAGTCAGCCTTCCTTTTAGGGAACACGCTGCTCCGTCACGACGGCTTTAAAAGCGTCCTTCAGGTGTGACAGTACCTGGCTCTTTTATCACATACAAGATGGATTTGCCGCTTTCGTCTTCGTAGTACTGGAAGTGCACCACGCAGTCGTTTTCGTCTTTGTAGGAGCAGTTCACCGTGTTCTTCGAGTGGAACTCTGTCGGACGAAGGTATAGTAAATGAGGTCCGCCCGTCTAAAACGCTTTGAGGTACAAATCTAACAACGTTAAAAAGTTGTTGGCCGTCTCACCAAGTTCAGCCACCACTTTTATTTCATCTTTGCAGATGCGATTGCAGCTGTCGTCGTCCGTGTACTGGCCTCGTTGGAAGTGCTGACACTCAACACACTCCCTGCAACAACCACaaaacttttgtttgtttttttttttttacacatgacACCTTAATgcaccacaaaaacaaaatcggAAAAGTAAATATATCACATTGACATGGTAGTAattcataaaaaagaaataaataaacaaataaataaaatacaatgtaatACCTCCATAAAGTGACAATAATTAGATTAGTTTTAAAAAGAACATTGATTAATTCAATTACTTATATGAGAAGAACAATAGAATAATAtactatagtataatatatgaaAACGATGAGAATTTGTTTAacgaggacacaaaaacgctacagtacatCAGAACGGCACCTTTttgagtgtttaaacaagacagaaatgtgagaaaatgttgaTGCCTGTCTGCAAAAAGTGTATTAAGTGTATAGTGGGGGCTATCACCCGCAGTAAATGAGGgaatactgtatttataataaattataataaaataatttgttaaaaTATCTTGCAATGGACTCCGTTTTGACACATTACTTACAGTCAGACAGGTtacacaaaagtattttttgtcaGTCAGTTATATAAACAGTTTTGTGTGATCATAATTTAAAAAGGAAGTTAACATGGACGTACTTCTTAATGGTGCAGGAGTCGGGGCAGGTGGGGCATTTTTCACAGGTGGCGCCGTAAGCTCCGGGCTGCGTGCACTGGCACACGCCACACTCGCAGTTACCGCGGCCGCTGCACACCAGGCCGATGTTGGACATGCACGTGTCGATGCGCGTGCTGCAGTTGCAGTTCTCGCCCACCCAGCCGGCGTCGCACTGGCAGAAGCTGCAGCTGCACTTGCCGTGACCTAAAAACGATAGCCGGATGTAGTTGTTAAACATCGCCACTAGAGGGGGCTCAGGGAGTGGTCTTCTGGGGGATGCTGTCAAAATCTGGAACTGTTGTCCAGAAGATGTGTGACATTGCTCAAAACACAACTGAAAGTGTTTTATTTGCACTCCTACcatatttcatgttttggttttatGGATTGATTTATGGAAttttatgcattcattcattccttttctaccgctttttcctcacgagggtcacgggggtgctggagcctatcccagctgtcttcgggcgagaggcgaggtacaccctggactggtcgccagccaatcacagggcacatatagacaaacaaccattcacactcacattcatacctatggacaatttggagtcgccaattaacctagcatgtttttggaatgtgggaggaaaccggagtacccggagaaaacccacgcatgcacggggagaacatgcaaactccacacagagatggccgagggtggaattgaaccctggggaaTATTATGCAatgatttcaaaaatattttgatgtttgatGGAATGATTTTATGAAGCGTAAAGCACCTGGTGTATGAATTGTGCTCGAGAAATAACCTTGCCTTGcactaaaaaaaagtgtacaaatgccaagacacatcatcagtgtcaGCTTTTAGCTTTGGGACGTTGGAAACGGAATTTGGGTAGCAATTTGAGtaacggcggcacggtggtctaggggttagcgcgcagacctcacagctaggagaccagggttcgaatccaccctcgggcatctctgtgtggagtttgcatgttctccccgtgcatgcgtgggttttctccgggtactccggtttcctcccatcccaaaaacatgctaggttaattagcgactccaaattgtccataggtatgaatgtgagtgtgaatggttgtttgtctatatgtgccctgtgattggctggcgaccagtccagggtgtaccccgccttacgcccgaagacagctgggataggctccagcaccccctgcgaccctcgtgaggaaaaagcggtagaaaatgaatgaatgaatgaatttgagtAACAATTTTAGTCATGATAGCACTCATTTCCGCTACAGAGTTTATTATCCTTatcactcgtgtgtgtgtgggtgtgtgtgggtgtgtgtgcgaTCCAGAAGTGGAATGATGACCGTCAAAAGTAGCGTGACGTCGCTTCGTTTTTAATCACAAACATGTGAGATTTGAAGCACTTTCAAGTGCGCCTGAAGATGAGAGATGTGGACTTTAGTGTTATCACTAACGTTGTTATTCATTAACTGTGGAGAAAgtgttaatcattcattcatggctcTCATCGTCAGCTCTGGGCCTGAGAAAACTCTCTTGCTCAAAAGCACTGACACAAAATGAAAGCACCGTGCATGCTCAGTTGGTAAACAAACGACGTAGCGGTGACTAAAACGGCGCGCGtgcattttgactttcttcccccgacaaagacaggaagtgcgcTTATTGTGAAAGAACGTGATGGTTTCCTCATCTCCTTGTCTGCCGGTTGGCACGCATGAAAGCACTTCCTGAGACGCCACTCAAGCAGAAAGGGGCGGGGTTTGTCATCACTCAGGAAGAAAAGGGGGACCTAACCTACTCCGcttcagggtcaaactgtcattCAAGAGTAAAAATAAGTTAGCAAACGACATTAAAATAGTGGAATGCTGCTTCAAATGTAGGGTggcacagcgaggagaccatggttcaattcctccctctgtgtggagtttgcatgttctccccgtgcatgcgtgggttttctccgtttactccggtttcctcccacattccaaaaacatgctaggttaattagcgactccaaatagtccataggtatgaatggtgagtgtgaatggttgtttgtctatatgtgccctgtgattggctggccaccagtccagggtgtaccccgcctctcgcctgaagacagctgggataggctccagcacccgctgcgaccctcgtgaggaaaaagcggtagaaaatgaatgaatgaatgcttcaaaTGTATTAAACTTCCCCGGTTCCGTGTGACCACGGGAAACTTTgcgcatgacaagttttgcactcagcTGCAACCTCTTTTTCAAGACTTTACCAAAAAATGCCAATGTCTTGTCACTGGGGTGGAACTGCCAGAAGGTTCAGTACCTTTTGGATCTGAGCCGTGTAAAGGTCGGTACCTTCAGGGCCCAAAACTGGACTCTGTGGTGTATTTATTTGGTGAGATGTACTAAAAAAGCTGCTTAGCAAGAACCCAAACAGGATTTGGCAGTAAATGACTCAGCCCATCAGAATCTATGAAGACGGGAGGAGGGGCGGCTCATGAAAGGGGTCAAGGGTCGCTAATGCCACAGCTTAAAACATTTCATGTGGTGGAAGAGTCAATACCCTGTCTGTGTTAATAGTTAACACGTCTTGCATCACACAATCATCGCCGGATGGTGAGTCTCGTCTTTTCTTTTCTGGGACTTTTTATGTTGACATCATCCCGCCGTGGAAGACGTCTACACATCCGCCTCATTAAACACACGAGCAGGCTTCAGAGAGGAGGACATAAAAAATAGGGAGGAAGCCATGGAAGTTGAAGGAATAAAAAGGAAAGGTTGGGCTCATTTCCAGTACAGGAATGCAAACTTTCCTGTTCTCCATTTGCACTCGCATTTATCGAGCCCCCAGGCCGGGTTTTCTGTCTCTTCTGTCTCCCGGCTTGTacgaataaaaacacacacggcCGTAGGGAATGCAtgcaaagtcatttttttaaagaggcaAAAAGGCGTGCCAGCTCCCTGCTTTCAGTTTCAATTCAGTTCCCCTACAAGAGCCCGTTGTTATGCACTATGTGTGATTTTTACATCAGCGTGTGTGCACAGCGTAATGAGCGCTGTCAGGACCGTGcaagaataaaaacattacaagtAAAAGCAAGTCCAAACTCTAGTTTCACTTGGAACATCTTCACTGTAGACTGCAGGAGGTGAGGCGACCATTTTGACACGTGTTCTGCATTAAAGATGCTTAAACCGATACGATATGTTTTGCTCCCATTCTTCATGAGCTGAACTGCTGAtttagacagcatgattattgaACGGgtgtggccacaataaaaggccactcaaaAATGTGAAGTTGAACTGTACTCGGGGTGCCTGCTGAGACCCCATTGCACCCCAAACACACTTGCTATCTTAGATCTTGCTATCAAAATGCCATACAGTAAAAAGCCGTCCAATGCTGTCCATTACATACCATAACCTACCAGTCCATACCATAACCCCACTGCCACCACGGGCCACTCCATCCACAACACAGGTCCATTTTACTGTATTGATGTCATGTTGAACGCACAGAGATACTGTGAAGACAGCCTGTTGTGTCATCACCTCATGTTGCGGCATGATCACGCACGGCCCCATGTTGCAAGGATCCGTACGCCATTCCTGGAAGCTGAAAAAATCCCATGTTTGGGTCGGAGTTATCTTGTGAATGTTTGTATTGgagggcgacacggcggtttttagtggttagcgcgcagacctcacagctaggaggaccagggttcgattccacccacggccatctctgtgtggagtttgcatgttctccccgtacatgcgtgggttttctccgggtactccggtttcctcccacatcccaaaaacatgctaggttaattagcgactccaaattgtccataggtatgaatgtgagtgtgaatggttgtttgtctatatgtgccctgtgattggctggccaccagtccagggtgtaccccgcctctcgcctgaagacagctgggataggctccagcgacccctcgtgaggaaaagcggtagaaaatgaatgaatgtttgtattgGAACACATTGGAGGCGGAGCTAATGAAGTGTATTTACCAATAAAGTTTGTAGTTGAACTAGTCTGGTCCCGCTGTGACATTTTAGGTGTGGCTACAGAGTAAGATGAGTGGAGCAGGCAAGTCAGGACAGGCTTTTATAGCGAGGAGTGGGtgtggaaatttaaaaaattgtgaaaaacagGGCCTCACCTGAGCAGAGGGCGCCTTTGAATCTCAGACAGTTGAAGTCATCACACTCGCAGTGTTTGCCCCACACTTGTCCAAACTCACTGGCATGGCACGAGCACTGTCCGCACAGGCAGTCCCCCCGCCCGTTGCAGATGGGGCTCCCCGGCTTGGGGATGCACTTGTCGTCAGAGGGACTGTAGTCCTCCAGGGAGCACTCGCAGCGCGGGCCCAGGCGGCCCTCGTGGCACTGGCACACGCCGCACTCGTAGGTGCCGTTACCGTTGCTGCATGACGGGCTGCTGACCTCGCTGTCGGCCTCGCAGTCACACACGCAGGCGAAATTCACGGTGACTTGCAGAGAGTCCCTGAAGCCTCGGGGTTTGATGGTGAACGTCTGGGTCCTTTCCTTCGGGCAGCCTCGTAACTGAGCCTCCACGCTGAAAGACACCTGAGGAGGAACCAGGTCTGGGTGAGTGTGTCGGCCCAGAGAAATAATGACGCAACAGCATACCGTGTCTCCGATATTGAGGCCGGAGCAAGACCTGAGACCAGGAATGACCTCGTTGTTCAGGCACGTTGCGTTGAAGGACAGATTCAGCTCATCGGGGACTCCAACAAGCTCCAGTTCCACTTTAGAGCGGATTTTCTGCACCCAGATGACCAATATTAGCTCCTTATAAATTAAACATGGAGGAGCTCCATGAAGTCCTTACCGCATATGCTTCCTCAATGAGCTCAATAACATTCCCAGAGTCGTCAGACAGCTTTCCCACAGTTGTGCCCGGAATAAGCTTACTGTACTCCTGGGAAGAGAGATCAACATGGCCACTCGGTTCAtgcgtgttttattttgttgttatttttaaaccGCATTCAAGCATTTACCTTATACAGAGGCAACACGTAGTCGGTCACGGCAAAAATCAGATTGATGTTATTCTCAGACATTTTGTCCGTCAGAAGCGCCAAGGAAGGATAGTCCTGGAATACAAGCggcaaaaaacacatcacatcaGCATTGTGGTATTCATCTGTggctttacattcattcatgttctaccgcttatgctcagtcgcgggaggtgctggagcctatcccagctgtttttgggcgagaggcgggggtacacccaacctggactggtggccagccaatcacagggcacatatagacaaacaaccattcacactcacattcatacctatggacaatttggagtcgctaattaacctagcatgtttttggaatgtgggaggaaaccggagtacccggagaaaacccacgcatgcacggggagaccatgcaaactccacacagagaatgccgagggtgggattgaacttgggtctcctaactgtgaggtctgcgcgctaaccactcgtccaccgtgcagcccatgggTTTAtatgttagcaaaaatgttgTGCTTCTGATCTTGATGAAGGGTAAAGCTACAGCAGTGGCGCAGCCCGGTGgtccaccacaaaaaaaaaaggtgtcgtgctgctttttttttttttaaatgtcacttGGTCACCTTCTCTCACAAacccattataatgggactgtctggcGTGCTTCTAACTGGCACTGTACAGTTAATGACGCCGTAACTCTGCTTCTAAAAACACCTCAAATGTGAACCAGCGCTGTTCAGGTCGTATTGGTTTGGTATTGATTCAATTGTACCCCTCATTATGCTCACAAACGTGTCTCGTCTCT comes from Doryrhamphus excisus isolate RoL2022-K1 chromosome 15, RoL_Dexc_1.0, whole genome shotgun sequence and encodes:
- the LOC131103204 gene encoding integrin beta-3-like isoform X2 — its product is MVLRPGDSKRFTVTVKQVEDYPVDLYYLMDLSFSMKDDLARLRTLGSKLAKTMGRTTSNLRMGFGAFVDKTVSPYMYLSPPEAIVNPCYGIDQDCQAQFGFKHVLSLTETVARFTEEVEKQQVSRNRDAPEGGFDAVMQAMVCKEKIGWRPDASHLLVFTTDAKTHIALDGRIAGIVQPNDGLCHLDIDNIYNKSTVLDYPSLALLTDKMSENNINLIFAVTDYVLPLYKEYSKLIPGTTVGKLSDDSGNVIELIEEAYAKIRSKVELELVGVPDELNLSFNATCLNNEVIPGLRSCSGLNIGDTVSFSVEAQLRGCPKERTQTFTIKPRGFRDSLQVTVNFACVCDCEADSEVSSPSCSNGNGTYECGVCQCHEGRLGPRCECSLEDYSPSDDKCIPKPGSPICNGRGDCLCGQCSCHASEFGQVWGKHCECDDFNCLRFKGALCSGHGKCSCSFCQCDAGWVGENCNCSTRIDTCMSNIGLVCSGRGNCECGVCQCTQPGAYGATCEKCPTCPDSCTIKKECVECQHFQRGQYTDDDSCNRICKDEIKVVAELEFHSKNTVNCSYKDENDCVVHFQYYEDESGKSILYVIKEPECPEGPDILVVLAAVAGAILLLGLVGLLIWKLLVTIHDRREYDRFEKERAKARWNTANNPLYKGATSTFTNVAYKGAATS
- the LOC131103204 gene encoding integrin beta-3-like isoform X1, whose amino-acid sequence is MRTLLMLCLLLSYTPHIYGSNVCTSRGVTTCQQCLTVHPSCAWCSQEVFGLGGSGVSRCDLKQNLLDGGCSEAAVESPGSTLVILKDKQLSDKASGAANDVTQITPQEISMVLRPGDSKRFTVTVKQVEDYPVDLYYLMDLSFSMKDDLARLRTLGSKLAKTMGRTTSNLRMGFGAFVDKTVSPYMYLSPPEAIVNPCYGIDQDCQAQFGFKHVLSLTETVARFTEEVEKQQVSRNRDAPEGGFDAVMQAMVCKEKIGWRPDASHLLVFTTDAKTHIALDGRIAGIVQPNDGLCHLDIDNIYNKSTVLDYPSLALLTDKMSENNINLIFAVTDYVLPLYKEYSKLIPGTTVGKLSDDSGNVIELIEEAYAKIRSKVELELVGVPDELNLSFNATCLNNEVIPGLRSCSGLNIGDTVSFSVEAQLRGCPKERTQTFTIKPRGFRDSLQVTVNFACVCDCEADSEVSSPSCSNGNGTYECGVCQCHEGRLGPRCECSLEDYSPSDDKCIPKPGSPICNGRGDCLCGQCSCHASEFGQVWGKHCECDDFNCLRFKGALCSGHGKCSCSFCQCDAGWVGENCNCSTRIDTCMSNIGLVCSGRGNCECGVCQCTQPGAYGATCEKCPTCPDSCTIKKECVECQHFQRGQYTDDDSCNRICKDEIKVVAELEFHSKNTVNCSYKDENDCVVHFQYYEDESGKSILYVIKEPECPEGPDILVVLAAVAGAILLLGLVGLLIWKLLVTIHDRREYDRFEKERAKARWNTANNPLYKGATSTFTNVAYKGAATS